The Pseudomonas solani genome segment CCCAGGTCTTCCGCGACAGCTTCTTCCACGCCGACATGCACCCCGGCAACATCTTCGTCAGCAACCGCCAGCCCTGGAACCCGCAGTACATCGCCATCGACTGCGGCATCATCGGCAGCCTCACCCCCGAGGACCAGGACTACCTGGCGCGCAACCTGATCGCCTTCTTCAAGCGCGACTACCGCCGCGTCGCCCAACTGCACATCGACTCCGGCTGGGTGCCCGCCGAGACCCGGGTCAACGACTTCGAAGCCGCCATCCGTACCGTCTGCGAGCCAATCTTCGAGCGGCCGCTCAAGGACATCTCCTTCGGTCAGCTGCTGCTGCGCCTGTTCCAGACCGCGCGCCGCTTCAACATGGAAGTGCAGCCGCAACTGGTGCTGCTGCAGAAGACCCTGCTCAACATCGAAGGTCTGGGACGCCAGCTGTACCCGGACCTCGACCTCTGGAGCACCGCACAGCCCTACCTGGAACGCTGGATGCGCGAGCGCATGAGCCCCAGGACCCTGCTGCACAACCTGCAGTCCCAGGTCGAACAGGTGCCGCATGTCGCCAACATGACCCGCGACCTGCTGGAGCGCATGAGCCAGCCCCATGCCGCCGACCCGTCGCCGCCCTGGCACAAGCCCCGTGACGGCCTGGCCCTGCGCCTGATCGGCGCCGCCCTGCTGGTCGGTGCCGCCACCCTCGGCCTGGAGCAACACGCCGCAGCCTGGCCCGCCTGGCTGATGCTGGCCGGTGGTCTGTATCTGGTATTGCGCCGATAGCCAAGCCAACGCCGGCGCTGGCACACTAGCCGCCCCGGTCAGGCCGTGCATCGCACCTGACCCGCTCGTGGAAACCGAAATGAACGACTGGCTGGAAGAAATTCACTGGAATGCCGATGGTCTGGTCCCGGCAATCGCCCAGGACCACAAGACCGGCCGCATCCTGATGATGGCCTGGATGAACCGCGAATCCCTGACGCTCACCGTCGCCGAGAACCGTGCCATCTATTGGTCACGCTCCCGTGGCAGGCTATGGCGCAAGGGCGAGGAATCCGGCCACGTGCAGCGTCTGCACGAGCTGCGCCTGGACTGCGACGCCGACGTCGTGGTGCTGATGGTCGAACAGCTTGGCGGCATCGCCTGCCACACCGGCCGTGAAAGTTGCTTCTACCGCGTCTTCGAGAATGGCGACTGGAAAACCGTCGACGCGGTCATCAAGGACCCCGATGCGATCTACCACGCAGGACACACCCATGAGTGACACCCTTACCCGCCTCGCCGAGGTCCTGGAAGCGCGCAAGGGCGCCGCAGCGGACTCCTCCTACGTGGCCAGCCTGTACCACAAGGGGCTGAACAAGATTCTCGAAAAGGTCGGCGAGGAATCGGTGGAAACCATCCTCGCCGCCAAAGACGCCGCCGTCAGCGGCGACTGCAGCGACCTGATCTACGAAACCGCCGACCTCTGGTTCCACAGCCTGGTCATGCTCGCCGCCCTCGGCCAGCATCCCCAGGCGGTGCTCGATGAACTGGATCGTCGCTTCGGCCTGTCCGGGCACGCTGAAAAAGCCGCCCGCCAGCCTTCCGCATAACGCATTAGCCTCAGGAGCAAACCATGGGTATTTTCGACTGGAAACACTGGCTGGTCATTCTGATCGTCGTCGTCCTGGTGTTCGGCACCAAGCGCCTGAAGAACCTCGGTTCGGATGTCGGCGAGGCCATCAAGGGCTTCCGCAAGGCGATGAACACCGAAGAAGACCAGAAGGCCGAACAGCAGGCTGCCGCCCAGCCGCAAGCGCAACAGCCCGGCGCCCCGCTGAACCAGCCGCACACCATCGACGGCCAGGCACAGAAGGTCGAAGAGCCGGTAGTGCGCAAGGACTGACCCAGCATGTTCGGTATCAGCTTTGGTGAACTGCTGCTGATCGGCCTGGTGGCGCTGCTGGTGCTCGGCCCCGAGCGCCTGCCGGGTGCCGCCCGCACC includes the following:
- the hisI gene encoding phosphoribosyl-AMP cyclohydrolase, coding for MNDWLEEIHWNADGLVPAIAQDHKTGRILMMAWMNRESLTLTVAENRAIYWSRSRGRLWRKGEESGHVQRLHELRLDCDADVVVLMVEQLGGIACHTGRESCFYRVFENGDWKTVDAVIKDPDAIYHAGHTHE
- a CDS encoding phosphoribosyl-ATP diphosphatase, with the protein product MSDTLTRLAEVLEARKGAAADSSYVASLYHKGLNKILEKVGEESVETILAAKDAAVSGDCSDLIYETADLWFHSLVMLAALGQHPQAVLDELDRRFGLSGHAEKAARQPSA
- a CDS encoding twin-arginine translocase TatA/TatE family subunit; this translates as MGIFDWKHWLVILIVVVLVFGTKRLKNLGSDVGEAIKGFRKAMNTEEDQKAEQQAAAQPQAQQPGAPLNQPHTIDGQAQKVEEPVVRKD